From the genome of Alphaproteobacteria bacterium:
TTCGCTGATCGAGAAGCGAAACCTCACCAATTGGGTGAGCGAGAACAGGACGACGATCACGCCCAGGACGAGCGAGCCTGTCCGCAGGTCGACCGACGACAGAAACTGCGCGGCGAAGATCGTAAAGGGGACCAGCGTCAGAAGCAGTGGCCAAAAGCGACGCAACGTTTCGATTTTTTTTGTTCCCTGGAGCGCTTGGATGACGTTAGACGTCAGCACCGGGACGACCATCAACGCGATCGCGGTTGGCAGATCCAAGACCGTGGCCAGTAGCGGGACGGCGACAAGGGGAAGGCCGATCCCGAGCGTGCCCTTGACCGTTCCAGCCGCGAGGAATGTCAGAAGGCCGAGCGTGAGGGTAAGACCGCCAAGGTCTAAGAAAGTCACGGTTCCAAATTCTCGTCTGATTATTCGGTGATCGGGGGAATGCCGGTCGGCACGAGGCCTTCATGATGATGGACGATCAGCCAACGACCGTCGATTTTTCGCAAGACGTTGGTGATGCGGACGCGCCCGTTCGCTGGGTTAGGCGGCTGGTAGTTGAATTCGAGATAGTACCGGGCGATCGCCGAGTTATCCCAGGCGTTCACAACCGGTTCCTCTATTTTCAGGCTCAACGGTCCGCGTGCTTGCATTTGGGCCTGATCATCTCTGTGGAACTTCGCGCGTTCAGCCGTTCCTTGAATCAGTTGAGGTGTGAAGACGTCCCAAACCGTTACGTCGGGGTGCATGTGCGCCTCGATGCCCTCCGGACGATGCTCTTCGAAGGCGCGAAAGATGCCCGCGATCACCGCCGAAACCTCTTTCTTGATTGCTTCATTGTCCAACGCGGGGGTTCTCCTCTATGAAATTGACCGACCATTCGCCGTCGTGCCACTCGAGAATTGTAGCGCCACCGTGGGAATGCTCGTGGTAGCCGTGAATCCCGAATTTGGGATTGTGTAAGAACCAACCTGGCTTCAGCAGGCGTTTGTCATCCGGGCCGATGTCGCCCTCCAGGCAGTAAATCTCTTCGTGGACGGGATGCCAGTTCGGGCCGCGACCCTCGAAACCGCCCGGGACCTTCAAGAGCCGCGTGTCAGCGCCGGTCCGGTGGTCCTTGAACAGCACCCGTCGCTCGAACCCGGCAAGTTTGGTGCCTTTGATCTCGGGCGTGATCGGTTCGACGGCCATCGCATCGGCGAGGATAAACGCGTCTTGCGATATCTTGATCGGCCCAGGTGTAACGCGGTCGTAATGCGGCCGTTTTCCATAGATCATCACCAGCCGCGCCCCGCCGCGCGAACCGATCGGCGCAAAGGGACTGCCCGCAGGGTTGTAGAAGAAGGCCCTAGGGTTCAACACGTTGCGTCCCACATAGAAATCGCCCGAGAGAACAAACCCCTGGTGGTCGCCGCGGCCGACGTAGAACCCTCCGCTGTCCCACTCGGGCGGAATGTCGAGGATGGCGCTGCGCACACCGCCGTCGTCGAACCGACGTAGGACTCGTGCCCGCACACCGGGTGGGCCGGCACCGGGCGTGAACGGCTCCCAATCGACCGTTTCGGTGTCGAAGCAAACTGAGATATCGTCTTTGAGTTCGGATTCTGCCAATGGATTCCCCAATCGGGCGGATCATAGCAAAAATGGGTGTCGAAGTGGGGCGTGTTGCAGACAAAGTTGCTTTGGTCACCGGTGTGGGCCACCCGCTCGCCGCCGCCGCCGCCAGCGCGCTTGCCGACGAAGGGGCGCGCCTTGTCGTCGTCGATACCGAGCACGCGCCTGCCGAGCGTGCCGCTGCCGTAACGGGATTGCCATCGCCTCGGGTCATGTCGCGCGGCCATGAGCGCAGTTCCGAGACGGCATGGGGCAATCTTGTCACGTCGGTAATCGACCGCTTCGGCCGCTTGGATATCCTCGTCAACGGACCGCCGGACCTGCTCGTTAAGCCGATCCGCGAGATGACGCTTTCGGATCTGCGGGCGTTGGAAGAAGCGAACATCGTTGCCCCCTGGCTTGGCATGAAACACGCGACGGTCGCCATGCGGGCGGGCGGGGGAGGGTCGATTGTCAACCTTTCGCTTGGCCTTGCGCGGACCGGTGCGGCCGATCTATCCGGGAATTGCGCGACAGCGGCCGGTCTACGGGTCATGTCGCAAGCAGTGGCGCTGGAATGCGGTCAGAACGCCGACGGCATTCGGGTCAATTCCATCTTGGTCGACCATGCGCGCCCGCCGGACCCGGCCGAAGTCGCTGCGGCGGTGGTCTACCTTGCTTCGGACGAATCGCGTTTCATGACCGCCGGCGAGATCGCCTTCGAAGCGGCGTACTAAGGACCAAACTGTATGCGCCTTAAGGACAAAGTTGTCGTCATTACCGGCGGCACGGATGGGATCGGGCGGGGCTGCGCAATGGCCGCGGTTCGCGAGGGCGCAACCGTGGTGGTCACCGGACGCAATCGGGAACGGGGGCGCGCGACAGTCGACCTGATTGCCGCCCAGGGCAACAGCGTTCGCTACATCCAGCAGGATGTCACCAGCGAGGGCGGTTGGGATTCCTTGTTTGCGGAGGTGACGCGAGACATCGGCACCCCCGATGTGTTGGTGAACAATGCGGGGGATTGCATCCTCAAACCCCTCGCAGACTATCCGGTAGAGACACTCCGCTACATGCTGCAGATGAATATCGAGGCCTGCTTCATGGGCACCCAGCGCGCGCTGAAAGCGATGGGCGCGGCGGGTGGCGGATCGATCGTCAACATGTCGTCGGTCGCGGGCCTGAAGGGCGGTGCGAACGGATCAGCCTACGGTGCAAGTAAGGCCGGCATGACGCTGTTTTCAAAAGCCGCGGCGTTAGAGGGCAAGCAAGATCGCGTGCGCGTCAATTCGGTGCACCCCGGACTGATCTGGGGCGACGGCGTTGTCGACAGTATGGGCGAAGAGGGTGCCGCGAAATTCCGCGAGATGATTGTAGGTCGCACGCCGCTGAAAATGGTTGGCGCGCCGGAGGACATCGCTGGGATCGTGGTGTTCCTCGCCTCCGACGAATCGGCGCACGTCACCGGCACCGATATCGTTGTCGACGGCGGCTACATGGCTGTCTAGGTCCAGCCTAAGCCATTGTAATCACGACTTTTCCGGGCCGTTCGTCGCCTACTTTCGCGGCCAACGCACAGGCCTCCGCGGCTTGATCCAAGGAAAACACGCCGGCGATTTGGGCGCTCAACGTTCCGTCGGCAATCAGGTTGGCAAGTTCGCGGTACATGGCCGCGATTTCTGAAGGCTCATGGCGGGTGAACTCGCGCACCGTGTAGAAACCGCGCAACCGGATGTCCCGCAAAAATACCATGTCGGGGGGGAGTTTGCATGGCTCGCCGGACAACATGCCGTAGGACAAGACCGTGCCGCCGTCAGCCAGGCATTCGCCCAGGCGGGTCGTTGCGTCGCCGGCGATCGCATCGATCGCCAATCGGATCGATGCGCCGTTCGTTGCGGCACGAACACGGTCGGCCAGGTCGGGACCATCGACGAGGACCACATCCGCGCCTGCATCGCGCAAAGCGGGGGCAAGGGAGTCGCGCCGGACGACGTTGACGGTTTTTATTCCGCGCATGTGCGCGAGCTTGATCAGATAGACCCCGCAGCTCGAGTTGGCCGCGTTCTGAATGACCCAGTCGCCGGGCTTCAAATCGCCATAGTCGGAGAGCATCAGGTATGACGTAGGTGGATTGATGGGCAACAGGGAAAGCTGGACGGCGTCGCCCTCGGGTGCTGGCATCAAGACACTCTCGCTCGCCACGAGTTCCTCACGCCACGCGCCGCACGCCATCGGCAGAAACACGCGATCGCCAACGGAAAATGTTGAGGCGCCTGGCCCAAGTTGGATAACCCGCCCGATGCCCTCGAACCCCGGAACTGCCGGCAGCGGAAACGTTCGGAAGTTTGGCTCGCCGGTGATGCATTTGAGGTCGGCGATGTGGACCGGTGCGGCTTCGATCCGGATCGTCACTTCGCCGTCGCCCATTGGTGGGCAGTCTTCCTCGCGGATATCGAGAACTTTTCCGGGATCGCCGTAGTCGGCGTAGCGGGCAACTTTCATCGGGCAACTTCCATGATGTTTCCAATGCGTCGTATCGGTTGAGTTAAACTCAGGGCCGGTCGGAAGGAAAGAGCGGAGGAGCATCGTCGTGGCCGAAGAATTGGAGAACCATGCGCTCAACGCGATGGCGGCGGTCGTCGGGCCGGCGCACGTGCGTCGCGACACCGGAACCTGCCGCTACTTCGCGAGCGACCTTTTCTTCGAGCCGAGCTTCCCGCCGGCGGCAGTGGTTTCCCCCGGCACGCGCGACGAGGCCGCGCACATTGTGCGCATTGCCGCGCAAGAAAGCGTCTCGGTCGTGCCCCGTGGCGGCGGTCTGTCCTATACCGGCGGCTACGTTCCCCAGGATAGTCGCAGCATCGTGCTCGATACGACCCGCCTGACCCGTATCATCGAGGTCAACGAAGAGGATCACTTCGTCACCGCCGAAGCAGGCGTCACCTGGCAAACGCTCGACGAGGTGGCCGCACCGCACGGGCTTCGCATCCCGCATTTCGGTCCGGCGACCGGGCGGGTTTCCACAATCGGCGGCGGTTTGTCGCAAAACACGGTTCTTTT
Proteins encoded in this window:
- a CDS encoding sulfite exporter TauE/SafE family protein is translated as MTFLDLGGLTLTLGLLTFLAAGTVKGTLGIGLPLVAVPLLATVLDLPTAIALMVVPVLTSNVIQALQGTKKIETLRRFWPLLLTLVPFTIFAAQFLSSVDLRTGSLVLGVIVVLFSLTQLVRFRFSISERRERFLNPVVGAVAGLLGGLSNLFGPPLIMYLVALKLEKDDFVTTIGLLFIVASATLYATLASVGVLTFENGLASLAAALPVMAGVFLGTRLRSRIHQKSFERVLMVVLVLIGLNLIRRGLFS
- a CDS encoding nuclear transport factor 2 family protein; its protein translation is MDNEAIKKEVSAVIAGIFRAFEEHRPEGIEAHMHPDVTVWDVFTPQLIQGTAERAKFHRDDQAQMQARGPLSLKIEEPVVNAWDNSAIARYYLEFNYQPPNPANGRVRITNVLRKIDGRWLIVHHHEGLVPTGIPPITE
- a CDS encoding SDR family oxidoreductase — translated: MDSPIGRIIAKMGVEVGRVADKVALVTGVGHPLAAAAASALADEGARLVVVDTEHAPAERAAAVTGLPSPRVMSRGHERSSETAWGNLVTSVIDRFGRLDILVNGPPDLLVKPIREMTLSDLRALEEANIVAPWLGMKHATVAMRAGGGGSIVNLSLGLARTGAADLSGNCATAAGLRVMSQAVALECGQNADGIRVNSILVDHARPPDPAEVAAAVVYLASDESRFMTAGEIAFEAAY
- a CDS encoding SDR family oxidoreductase: MRLKDKVVVITGGTDGIGRGCAMAAVREGATVVVTGRNRERGRATVDLIAAQGNSVRYIQQDVTSEGGWDSLFAEVTRDIGTPDVLVNNAGDCILKPLADYPVETLRYMLQMNIEACFMGTQRALKAMGAAGGGSIVNMSSVAGLKGGANGSAYGASKAGMTLFSKAAALEGKQDRVRVNSVHPGLIWGDGVVDSMGEEGAAKFREMIVGRTPLKMVGAPEDIAGIVVFLASDESAHVTGTDIVVDGGYMAV
- a CDS encoding zinc-dependent alcohol dehydrogenase family protein; its protein translation is MKVARYADYGDPGKVLDIREEDCPPMGDGEVTIRIEAAPVHIADLKCITGEPNFRTFPLPAVPGFEGIGRVIQLGPGASTFSVGDRVFLPMACGAWREELVASESVLMPAPEGDAVQLSLLPINPPTSYLMLSDYGDLKPGDWVIQNAANSSCGVYLIKLAHMRGIKTVNVVRRDSLAPALRDAGADVVLVDGPDLADRVRAATNGASIRLAIDAIAGDATTRLGECLADGGTVLSYGMLSGEPCKLPPDMVFLRDIRLRGFYTVREFTRHEPSEIAAMYRELANLIADGTLSAQIAGVFSLDQAAEACALAAKVGDERPGKVVITMA